In Promicromonospora sp. Populi, one genomic interval encodes:
- a CDS encoding LacI family DNA-binding transcriptional regulator, with protein sequence MATQKDIARTAGVSASTVSAVLNGTTHTRMSDETRARIQAAIVELGYVPNDAARALRRQHAGTIAVVVENLENPVYKELFRGIYEAAEEHGWTIVLGDTMWMRSGSHFLARMLGQGSVDAIVLRHGGLIDEAVLGALRSRPTPVLLVEHQHDDKDPWLALDEVAAGRAAADHLIEAGHTEIAFVGGLDTSPSNPRHEGYLSALKHARLQPRPPLFTGFGAQAGASGLAALQAGETMPTAVVVNNVMSAVGLLAAAADAGIAVPGELSVVGIHDAEIAELVRPQLTTVRLPMRVLGIRAVEQVSALLAGVSTSLGVIRDPLPYVVARGSVGPARS encoded by the coding sequence ATGGCGACACAGAAGGACATCGCGCGCACGGCCGGCGTTTCGGCGTCGACGGTCTCTGCGGTGCTGAACGGCACCACCCATACCCGTATGAGTGACGAGACCCGCGCCCGTATCCAGGCCGCGATCGTCGAGCTGGGGTATGTGCCCAACGATGCTGCCCGAGCGCTACGTCGTCAGCATGCCGGCACGATCGCGGTCGTCGTCGAGAACCTCGAGAACCCGGTGTACAAGGAGCTGTTCCGCGGCATCTACGAGGCCGCCGAAGAGCATGGCTGGACGATCGTGCTGGGTGACACCATGTGGATGAGGTCTGGTAGCCACTTTCTTGCGCGGATGCTGGGTCAGGGCTCGGTTGATGCCATTGTGCTCAGACACGGCGGCCTGATCGACGAGGCGGTGCTTGGTGCCCTTCGTTCGCGGCCCACTCCTGTCCTCCTGGTTGAGCATCAGCATGATGACAAAGATCCTTGGCTGGCACTGGATGAGGTGGCGGCGGGACGAGCCGCCGCTGATCATCTGATCGAGGCCGGGCACACGGAGATCGCCTTCGTCGGCGGCTTGGACACTTCGCCCTCGAACCCGCGGCACGAGGGGTATCTAAGTGCTCTGAAGCATGCACGGCTGCAACCCCGACCCCCCTTGTTCACCGGCTTTGGTGCTCAAGCCGGTGCAAGCGGGCTGGCAGCCCTCCAGGCCGGTGAGACGATGCCGACCGCGGTCGTGGTGAACAACGTGATGTCGGCTGTGGGGCTGCTCGCGGCAGCTGCCGATGCCGGGATCGCCGTGCCCGGTGAGCTCTCGGTGGTGGGGATCCATGACGCTGAGATCGCCGAGCTGGTGCGGCCGCAGCTGACCACGGTCCGCCTACCGATGCGGGTGCTGGGCATTCGGGCCGTCGAGCAGGTCTCGGCCCTGCTGGCTGGCGTGTCCACGAGCCTGGGCGTCATCCGCGACCCGCTGCCGTACGTCGTCGCGCGCGGGAGCGTCGGACCGGCCCGCTCTTGA
- a CDS encoding carbohydrate ABC transporter permease encodes MTEAGSHLRWRPRLRGLFRHVVLIVAGIVMIYPLLWMLASSFKPDALIFAEPGLIPTDFTTENYSRGWNSLAHPFSYYLMNSFMVVSGAVLGNVVACSLAAYAFARLNFRFRRLWFAVMLMSIMLPIHVIIVPQYVLFSELGWLNTFLPLIVPKFLATDSFFVFLMVQFFRGVPKELDEAARIDGAGHGRIFLQIMLPLAVPALATTAIFTFIWTWNDFLSQLIFLTDPDMYTVPIALRAFLDSTGQSSWGAMFAMSVLSLVPLFLMFLLGQRYLVRGIATTGLK; translated from the coding sequence ATGACTGAGGCGGGATCACACTTGCGCTGGCGACCACGACTACGCGGGCTGTTCAGGCACGTGGTCCTGATCGTGGCCGGGATCGTGATGATCTATCCACTGCTGTGGATGCTGGCCTCCTCGTTCAAGCCTGATGCCCTGATCTTCGCCGAGCCTGGCCTGATCCCCACCGATTTCACGACGGAGAACTACTCACGGGGCTGGAACTCCCTGGCTCACCCCTTCAGCTACTACCTGATGAACTCTTTCATGGTGGTGTCCGGTGCCGTGCTGGGAAACGTGGTGGCGTGCTCGCTGGCCGCCTACGCGTTTGCGAGGCTGAACTTCCGATTTCGGCGCCTGTGGTTCGCGGTCATGCTCATGTCGATCATGTTGCCGATCCACGTGATCATCGTGCCCCAGTACGTGCTGTTCTCCGAGCTCGGATGGCTCAACACGTTCCTCCCGCTCATCGTGCCCAAGTTCCTGGCCACCGACTCCTTCTTCGTCTTCCTCATGGTCCAGTTCTTCCGGGGCGTCCCGAAGGAGCTCGACGAGGCTGCACGCATCGACGGAGCAGGTCACGGACGGATCTTCCTTCAGATCATGCTGCCCCTGGCAGTACCGGCTCTGGCGACGACGGCCATCTTCACCTTCATCTGGACCTGGAACGACTTCTTATCCCAGCTGATCTTCCTGACCGATCCGGACATGTACACCGTCCCGATCGCGTTGCGGGCGTTCCTGGACTCCACGGGTCAGTCCTCCTGGGGAGCCATGTTCGCGATGTCGGTCCTCTCTCTCGTTCCGCTGTTCCTGATGTTCCTCCTGGGCCAGCGCTATCTGGTTCGGGGCATTGCCACCACCGGTCTGAAGTGA
- a CDS encoding FAD-dependent monooxygenase → MVNYERTGLVQMAERVDPVLVVGAGPTGLTMANELARHGTPVRIIDRAPAPATTSRALVVMPRTLEIFDDMGVVDAALAAGNPAPNLTIMFSGNKKVHLDLVDLLTGPRNHTEYSVLRTLSQTDTEHLLTEALAGRGVEVERGMAVTDLTQDGDGVTVSLRTADGSTETVRCRWLVACDGAHSAVRKAIGMPFEGSTYPDEFIMADAKLDWELPDGDLYGFPSPAGIFAAFSMPGENRFRIFGNVKPGPEGPSAEYSEPTHEEFQAMIDERVPYPAKVVEEYWVTRYRVHRRGVPRYRDGRVFLVGDAAHVHSPAGAQGMNTGIQDAYNLAWKLALVVRGIAEEALLDSYHADRHPIGLRLLKTTDRMFGVIAGQNRLARLARGRLAPQLATRLLTRPVRRRLLGALSQLRLSYPDSPLNTETGSGWEDAPAPGDRAREADVLIDREPGRIHDVLRGTQHTVLLFTGLDEGARPAVELNRIAERIERAYPELVKARVVSAERFADHPTTLGDPDRSAHRQYGVERASTFVVRPDGYVAYRGHPVDAEALLADLAARLPGAASAAEAGLGDRARAQNNA, encoded by the coding sequence GTGGTGAATTACGAGCGGACGGGGCTGGTCCAGATGGCGGAGCGAGTAGATCCGGTGCTGGTTGTCGGCGCGGGACCGACGGGTTTGACCATGGCCAACGAGCTGGCGCGGCACGGTACGCCGGTGCGGATCATCGATCGCGCACCGGCGCCGGCCACGACGTCGCGCGCGCTGGTGGTCATGCCGCGCACCCTGGAGATCTTCGACGACATGGGCGTGGTCGACGCGGCGCTGGCGGCCGGCAACCCGGCGCCGAACCTCACCATCATGTTCAGCGGCAACAAGAAGGTGCACCTGGACCTCGTCGACCTGCTGACCGGTCCGCGCAACCACACCGAGTACTCCGTGCTGCGCACCCTGTCGCAGACCGACACCGAGCACCTGCTGACCGAGGCGCTCGCCGGGCGGGGGGTCGAGGTCGAACGCGGTATGGCGGTGACCGACCTGACCCAGGACGGCGACGGCGTGACCGTGTCGCTGCGCACCGCGGACGGATCGACCGAGACCGTGCGCTGCCGGTGGCTCGTGGCGTGCGACGGCGCGCACAGCGCGGTCCGCAAGGCGATCGGCATGCCGTTCGAGGGCTCCACCTATCCCGACGAGTTCATCATGGCCGACGCCAAGCTGGACTGGGAGCTGCCGGACGGCGACCTCTACGGCTTCCCCAGCCCCGCGGGGATCTTCGCGGCCTTCTCCATGCCGGGCGAGAACCGGTTCCGCATCTTCGGCAACGTCAAGCCCGGCCCCGAGGGTCCCAGTGCCGAGTACAGCGAGCCCACCCACGAAGAGTTCCAGGCGATGATCGACGAGCGGGTGCCCTACCCGGCCAAGGTCGTCGAGGAGTACTGGGTGACCCGCTACCGGGTGCACCGGCGCGGCGTGCCGCGATACCGGGACGGCCGGGTCTTCCTGGTCGGCGACGCCGCACACGTGCACAGCCCGGCGGGCGCTCAGGGCATGAACACCGGCATCCAGGATGCCTACAACCTGGCGTGGAAGCTCGCCCTCGTAGTGCGCGGCATCGCCGAGGAAGCGCTGCTGGACAGCTACCACGCCGACCGGCACCCGATCGGCTTGCGGCTGCTGAAGACCACCGACCGGATGTTCGGCGTGATCGCCGGGCAGAACCGGCTGGCCAGGCTGGCCCGTGGCCGGCTGGCACCGCAGCTTGCCACCCGCCTGCTGACGCGGCCCGTCCGACGGCGGCTGCTCGGCGCCCTCTCCCAGCTCCGGCTGAGCTATCCGGACAGCCCGCTCAACACCGAGACCGGTTCGGGCTGGGAAGACGCCCCGGCCCCGGGCGACCGGGCGCGGGAGGCAGACGTGCTCATCGACCGCGAGCCAGGGCGCATCCACGACGTGCTGCGCGGCACGCAGCACACGGTGCTGCTGTTCACCGGGCTGGACGAGGGGGCGCGCCCGGCCGTGGAGCTGAACCGGATCGCCGAGCGTATCGAGCGCGCGTACCCGGAGCTGGTCAAGGCCCGCGTGGTCAGTGCGGAGCGGTTCGCCGACCATCCGACGACGCTCGGCGACCCGGACCGGTCGGCCCACCGGCAGTACGGCGTCGAACGGGCGAGCACGTTCGTCGTCCGACCCGACGGGTACGTCGCCTACCGCGGCCACCCGGTGGACGCCGAGGCGCTGCTGGCCGACCTGGCGGCCCGCCTGCCGGGTGCGGCGTCGGCCGCCGAAGCAGGACTGGGGGACCGCGCCAGGGCCCAGAACAATGCGTGA
- a CDS encoding ABC transporter substrate-binding protein, protein MREARVQRWGGGSRRGATILAMSAVALLGLGACGQADNLAESDDGTTEPGDAVELRVAWWGAELRHEQTQAALAVCAASVGNITTSSEYVSEGYEDRLATQFAAGDAPDIIQVTSAHISSYAQRGGLLDLATVEEYIDTSAITPSVLSADQVDGVSYAIPVTTNASGILLNVDLLDEYGLERPDDENWSWDDLFEYATGVNDATDGEIWGLQQPSEDIRLLGIWARQLGHPDGLFSSTGVGLDTDTIASFLQYGYDLQESGGSAPASVSVETQGGGVEQTMIGTNRALMAVRPINEVSALEPEFELLQLPVHEPGQTGQTFRSMSWAITSDTAHPQEAAQLLDCLQGNLDAAEILQAERGIPANQDVVEHLRDDLSPEQQMMADFVAVVEENAPEAAPMPPPPGADQAEPMLRRYAEDMLFGRISPDEAAEQFATELDQSISSED, encoded by the coding sequence ATGAGAGAAGCAAGGGTGCAGCGCTGGGGCGGAGGCTCGCGCCGTGGCGCCACGATCCTGGCGATGAGCGCCGTGGCGCTACTGGGCTTGGGAGCGTGCGGTCAGGCAGACAACCTGGCCGAGAGCGATGACGGCACCACCGAGCCCGGGGATGCCGTCGAGCTCCGCGTGGCGTGGTGGGGCGCTGAGCTCCGCCACGAGCAGACGCAGGCTGCTCTGGCGGTGTGTGCCGCCTCCGTCGGCAACATCACCACCTCGTCGGAGTACGTCAGCGAGGGATACGAGGACAGGCTGGCGACCCAGTTCGCAGCAGGCGACGCGCCGGACATCATCCAGGTGACCAGTGCACATATCAGCTCCTACGCCCAACGCGGAGGGCTGCTGGACCTGGCGACCGTCGAGGAGTACATCGACACCTCGGCCATCACGCCCAGCGTGTTGAGCGCGGATCAGGTGGATGGAGTCAGCTACGCGATTCCCGTCACCACGAACGCGTCCGGGATCCTGCTCAACGTTGATCTGCTGGACGAGTACGGGCTTGAGCGCCCCGATGACGAGAACTGGAGCTGGGACGATCTGTTCGAGTACGCCACCGGTGTGAATGATGCGACCGATGGTGAGATCTGGGGGCTGCAGCAGCCCAGCGAGGACATCCGCCTGCTCGGAATCTGGGCACGGCAGCTCGGGCACCCTGACGGCCTCTTCAGCTCGACGGGAGTGGGCCTGGACACCGACACGATCGCCTCGTTCCTGCAGTACGGCTACGACCTGCAGGAGTCCGGCGGGTCTGCACCCGCCTCGGTCTCGGTCGAGACTCAGGGTGGGGGCGTCGAGCAGACCATGATCGGCACCAATCGCGCGCTGATGGCGGTCCGGCCGATCAATGAGGTCAGCGCGCTCGAGCCAGAGTTCGAGCTGCTGCAGCTGCCGGTCCATGAGCCCGGCCAGACCGGCCAGACCTTCCGGTCGATGAGCTGGGCCATCACGTCGGACACGGCACACCCGCAGGAGGCAGCCCAGCTCCTGGATTGCCTTCAGGGGAATCTGGATGCCGCTGAGATCCTGCAGGCTGAGCGTGGGATTCCCGCGAACCAGGACGTCGTGGAGCACCTCAGGGACGATCTCTCACCGGAGCAGCAGATGATGGCGGACTTCGTCGCTGTCGTGGAGGAGAACGCACCTGAGGCCGCGCCGATGCCACCACCGCCCGGTGCCGACCAGGCCGAGCCGATGCTGCGGCGCTATGCCGAAGACATGCTGTTCGGCCGGATCTCACCCGACGAGGCTGCCGAGCAGTTCGCGACCGAGCTCGACCAGAGCATCTCGTCCGAGGACTAG
- a CDS encoding polysaccharide pyruvyl transferase family protein gives MGSRKSRRVLLRSSWQDVNIGDVAHSPGLLSALLEVDPDADVTLWPVALGEREEALMRRAVPHVPIVRGELTADGDLTTPELEMAWRSADVLVHGSAADVVNRQAELIHWSRTAGKPHGYAGVTVDPVCPPTWGTLAELQTMVEFLPEGFLDEDGREPLDSAEFIFTRESISLGYLRRQQVQAGSLEFGPDGTFAYDFADRAAIEPFREKMGLGNGDFACFVPRLRYAPYAQMRGEEPTQESMRRDAINVATSQADLRVLVAAIATWVRQAKAPAVVVPEMSYVPDYARDHLLPLLPPDVAPHVKILDRFWSLAEASAVYSVSRAVISMECHSPIIASAHAVPTVYLRQPTETVKGAMYHDLGGSDMLIEVGPGAETVVVETVTSIIDNPQRWSDLSARVNAVARSRLRQMASTILYGPPSTPHEAATVGELVGGTP, from the coding sequence ATGGGTTCCAGGAAGTCGCGGAGAGTGCTGCTCCGTTCATCTTGGCAAGATGTCAACATCGGCGACGTTGCCCATTCGCCAGGATTGCTGTCGGCATTGTTGGAGGTGGACCCGGACGCCGACGTCACACTGTGGCCGGTGGCGCTCGGCGAACGCGAGGAAGCATTGATGCGCCGCGCCGTCCCGCACGTGCCGATCGTGCGTGGTGAGCTGACTGCGGACGGAGATCTCACGACGCCCGAGCTGGAGATGGCGTGGCGCTCGGCAGATGTGTTGGTGCACGGCTCCGCGGCCGACGTCGTGAATCGCCAGGCTGAGCTCATCCATTGGTCCCGGACTGCGGGGAAGCCGCATGGATACGCCGGCGTCACCGTTGACCCGGTCTGCCCTCCTACGTGGGGCACCCTGGCTGAGCTGCAGACCATGGTCGAGTTCCTTCCGGAAGGATTCCTCGACGAGGATGGGCGGGAGCCACTGGACTCCGCCGAGTTCATCTTCACCAGGGAGTCGATCTCGCTCGGATATCTGCGCCGCCAGCAGGTCCAGGCTGGGTCTTTGGAGTTCGGACCAGACGGTACGTTCGCCTATGACTTTGCCGACCGTGCTGCCATCGAGCCCTTCCGGGAGAAGATGGGCCTGGGTAATGGCGACTTTGCGTGCTTCGTGCCGCGGCTACGCTATGCCCCGTACGCCCAGATGCGCGGTGAGGAGCCCACGCAGGAGAGCATGCGTAGAGACGCGATCAACGTGGCGACGTCCCAGGCTGACCTGAGAGTCCTCGTGGCTGCCATCGCGACCTGGGTTCGCCAGGCAAAGGCGCCAGCCGTTGTTGTCCCGGAGATGTCCTACGTGCCCGATTACGCACGCGACCATCTCCTTCCGCTGTTACCCCCGGATGTGGCACCGCACGTGAAGATCCTCGATCGGTTCTGGTCCCTGGCCGAGGCCAGTGCTGTCTATTCCGTAAGTCGCGCGGTCATCAGCATGGAATGCCATTCACCGATCATCGCGTCCGCACATGCTGTGCCCACTGTGTACCTGCGCCAGCCCACCGAGACGGTCAAGGGGGCCATGTACCACGATCTAGGTGGCTCGGACATGCTCATCGAGGTCGGTCCGGGCGCCGAGACGGTGGTGGTGGAGACCGTCACCAGCATCATTGACAACCCTCAGCGGTGGAGTGACCTGTCCGCGAGGGTGAACGCCGTTGCTCGCAGTCGACTTCGGCAGATGGCCAGCACAATCCTGTACGGCCCGCCTTCCACGCCCCATGAGGCAGCAACCGTCGGTGAGCTAGTAGGAGGTACACCATGA
- a CDS encoding carbohydrate ABC transporter permease has product MAVPGEVSKLRKTAGPATRAPSEKGDGKAAALFLMPWFVGLVLIVVGPLLASLYLSFTNYNLLQDPELVGVENYRQLFQDPRLLQSLQVTFTYVFVSVPLQLAAALGLALVLDKGVRGLPFYRSVFYLPSLLGSSVAIAILWRQLFGTQGLLNQVIDWFNGIQPLVHIGTQGWVSDPAYALGTLITLNVWTFGSPMVIFLAGLRQIPQMYYEAASLDGASKLRQFISVTFPMLTPVVFFNLVLQIINAFQTFTQAFIVSGGTGGPVDSTLFYTLYLYLQGFGNFNMGYASAMAWLLLVIVGAMTALNFYASKYWVFYDD; this is encoded by the coding sequence ATGGCTGTTCCTGGCGAAGTGTCAAAGCTCCGCAAGACGGCCGGGCCGGCGACCAGGGCTCCCTCCGAGAAAGGCGATGGGAAGGCGGCAGCGCTCTTCCTGATGCCGTGGTTCGTCGGTCTGGTGCTCATCGTCGTCGGGCCGCTGCTCGCGTCGCTGTACCTTTCCTTCACGAACTACAACCTGTTGCAGGACCCAGAGCTTGTAGGGGTGGAGAACTACAGGCAGCTGTTTCAAGATCCCCGGCTGCTGCAGTCGCTTCAGGTGACCTTCACCTACGTCTTCGTCTCTGTGCCACTGCAGCTCGCGGCAGCGCTCGGGCTGGCGCTGGTGCTGGACAAGGGTGTGCGCGGACTCCCGTTCTACCGTTCGGTCTTCTACCTGCCCTCACTGCTGGGGAGCTCGGTCGCGATCGCGATCCTGTGGCGACAGCTCTTCGGAACTCAAGGGCTGCTCAATCAGGTCATCGACTGGTTCAACGGCATCCAGCCATTGGTTCATATCGGCACCCAAGGATGGGTGTCTGATCCCGCCTACGCGCTGGGCACGCTGATCACCTTGAACGTGTGGACGTTCGGCTCGCCCATGGTGATCTTCCTCGCTGGCCTTCGTCAGATACCCCAGATGTACTACGAGGCCGCGAGCCTGGACGGCGCCTCGAAGCTTCGACAGTTCATCAGCGTCACATTTCCGATGCTGACTCCGGTGGTCTTCTTCAACCTTGTGCTTCAGATCATCAATGCGTTCCAGACCTTTACGCAGGCGTTCATCGTCTCAGGCGGAACTGGAGGCCCCGTCGATTCAACGCTGTTCTACACGCTGTACCTCTACCTGCAAGGCTTTGGGAACTTCAACATGGGATACGCCTCGGCCATGGCGTGGCTGCTGCTGGTCATCGTTGGTGCGATGACCGCGCTCAACTTCTACGCCTCGAAGTACTGGGTCTTCTACGATGACTGA
- a CDS encoding alpha/beta hydrolase, protein MTFTPVTDVERPRARRAVDLRRPGLVVLIGVMLATLAPVSLSSATASSQPPPAPSSSVSWGECPTEVAAPGLECGTLDVPLDYSDPDGRTIEVAISRLASTNLDARRGVLLTNTGGPGGEGLAYPAGLRDFLKLPQDLLDQYDVIGMDPRGVGHSTPVTCDLSPLEHPTNIPMYARNAADVRDEATRVAAVAQKCGESPTASLLPHITTANTARDMDRVREALGESKISYFGISYGTYLGSVYTTLFPERSDRFLLDSATGPGGWDASFSRLFGEGVQDRFPDFAKFVAAHPEYGLGRTPAQVQAKYFELAARLDKTPSPDGYTGAAFRFVTFAAFYYDSSLPGLAETWQALDTGEPVPVAAAVSGEESLATAPDAGPAAPSAGAIPADNYIASQLHVICNDSDWPESVWSYRLNVTIDRFRYPMFGAAGANITPCAFWPSEPTEPPVKITDEGPANVLIVQNLRDPATPLSGALELRRAFGDRARIVTADEGGHLTYLRLGNTCLDDIATEFLRTGERPEQDVACGDSPD, encoded by the coding sequence ATGACCTTCACACCGGTGACCGACGTCGAACGCCCGAGAGCACGCCGAGCCGTTGACCTGCGCAGACCCGGCCTGGTGGTGCTGATCGGCGTCATGCTGGCCACCCTGGCCCCGGTGAGCCTGAGCTCGGCCACCGCGTCCTCGCAGCCGCCGCCAGCGCCGTCGTCGTCGGTGAGCTGGGGCGAGTGCCCGACCGAGGTCGCCGCGCCGGGGCTGGAGTGCGGCACGCTCGACGTGCCGCTGGACTACAGCGACCCGGACGGGCGGACTATCGAGGTAGCGATCTCGCGCCTGGCGAGCACCAACCTGGACGCGCGCCGCGGAGTGCTGCTGACCAACACCGGCGGACCCGGCGGCGAGGGGTTGGCCTACCCGGCCGGCCTGCGCGACTTCCTCAAGCTGCCGCAGGACCTGCTGGACCAGTACGACGTGATCGGGATGGACCCGCGCGGTGTCGGCCACAGCACGCCCGTGACCTGCGACCTGAGCCCGCTGGAGCACCCGACCAACATCCCGATGTACGCGCGGAACGCGGCCGACGTGCGCGACGAGGCGACGCGGGTGGCCGCCGTCGCGCAGAAGTGCGGGGAGTCGCCCACGGCGTCGTTGCTGCCGCACATCACCACTGCCAACACCGCGCGCGACATGGACCGGGTCCGCGAGGCGCTCGGTGAGTCGAAGATCTCCTACTTCGGCATCTCCTACGGCACCTACCTGGGCTCGGTCTACACCACGCTGTTCCCGGAGCGCAGCGACCGGTTCCTGCTCGACAGCGCGACCGGCCCGGGCGGCTGGGACGCCTCGTTCTCCCGGCTGTTCGGCGAGGGCGTCCAGGACCGGTTCCCGGACTTCGCGAAGTTCGTCGCCGCGCACCCCGAGTACGGGCTGGGCCGGACCCCTGCCCAGGTGCAGGCGAAGTACTTCGAGCTCGCCGCGCGGCTGGACAAGACGCCCAGCCCGGACGGCTACACCGGCGCCGCGTTCCGCTTCGTCACGTTCGCCGCCTTCTACTACGACAGCAGCCTGCCCGGGCTGGCCGAGACCTGGCAGGCCCTCGACACCGGCGAGCCGGTGCCGGTCGCCGCGGCCGTATCCGGAGAAGAGTCGCTCGCGACGGCGCCCGACGCCGGGCCGGCGGCGCCGTCGGCCGGTGCGATACCCGCTGACAACTACATCGCCAGCCAGCTGCACGTGATCTGCAACGACTCCGACTGGCCCGAGAGCGTCTGGTCCTACCGGCTCAACGTCACGATCGACCGGTTCCGGTACCCAATGTTCGGCGCAGCCGGGGCGAACATCACGCCGTGCGCGTTCTGGCCGTCCGAGCCGACCGAGCCGCCGGTGAAGATCACCGACGAGGGGCCGGCGAACGTCCTGATCGTGCAGAACCTTCGCGACCCGGCGACGCCGCTGTCCGGGGCGCTGGAGCTCCGGCGGGCGTTCGGGGACCGGGCCCGGATCGTCACGGCCGACGAGGGTGGGCACCTGACCTACCTGCGGCTGGGCAACACGTGCCTCGATGACATCGCCACCGAGTTCCTCCGCACCGGGGAGCGGCCCGAGCAGGACGTCGCGTGCGGCGACTCGCCCGACTGA
- a CDS encoding tetratricopeptide repeat protein, whose amino-acid sequence MSRTEVIVRVVAYVALFVGGPALLVFGWILFVPGEALCDGEVMSPGQTCGLFLEPGDSYEEMVAETNGRRVIAQVAAGVAAVGLIGVPAVEIYRRRQGPAPRWFTPETVLGDHPGTVTPQLLQRATVAFTERLAERERAVGPDHLDTLTWRYNLASVLVLAGDADRAILLYEAVAAGRRRALGPDHRDTLTAETGVAYAHAMGGDPALADTLCQALRARAERLLPAGDRLLQTILRAHGVAVVRSAGSI is encoded by the coding sequence ATGAGCCGCACCGAGGTCATCGTTCGTGTGGTCGCCTACGTCGCGCTGTTCGTCGGCGGTCCTGCGCTCCTGGTCTTCGGCTGGATCCTCTTTGTGCCCGGCGAGGCGCTGTGCGACGGCGAGGTGATGAGCCCGGGGCAGACGTGCGGGCTGTTCCTCGAGCCCGGTGACTCCTACGAGGAGATGGTCGCCGAGACCAACGGGCGCCGCGTCATCGCGCAGGTTGCCGCGGGGGTGGCCGCCGTCGGGCTCATCGGGGTTCCCGCGGTCGAGATCTACCGGCGTCGGCAGGGGCCGGCGCCGCGGTGGTTCACCCCCGAGACGGTGCTCGGCGACCACCCGGGGACGGTCACGCCACAGCTCTTGCAGCGGGCGACGGTCGCGTTCACCGAGCGGCTGGCCGAGCGGGAGCGCGCCGTCGGGCCGGATCATCTAGACACCCTGACGTGGCGGTACAACCTCGCGAGCGTGCTGGTCCTGGCGGGTGACGCGGACCGGGCGATCCTGCTCTACGAGGCGGTGGCCGCGGGCCGACGGCGGGCGCTGGGCCCCGACCACCGAGACACGCTCACCGCGGAGACCGGGGTGGCCTACGCGCACGCCATGGGCGGCGACCCGGCCCTGGCGGACACGCTGTGCCAGGCGCTGCGGGCGCGCGCGGAGCGCCTCCTGCCCGCCGGGGACCGCCTGCTGCAGACGATCCTCCGAGCCCACGGCGTGGCCGTGGTGCGCTCGGCCGGCTCGATCTAG
- a CDS encoding winged helix DNA-binding domain-containing protein, with protein MTSGTTELSPDAARRLRLRTQGLLLPDDAAGSTGPSPVDVVRRMVALQGQDLPAVLRAIAVRSRPGTTIEDVRAAFDAGELVRGWTQRGTLFATTPGDLAALLSLTAERVHRAGRRNREDEGLDDTVVAHAEAVAREALAASGNNRGITRAAMVELWQQAGIPVEGQRGYHLIGTLAVQGVLHWAGFAGAQQLMVATPDAGAVPPEEPDAALRRIARSYFASRGPATVDDFAWWLGLPKTPVRAAVAALREAEPDAVVDVVVDGRAMLVDRVPDVSVLAETTDVLLVPGFDEIVMAYQDRVLVADAEAMRLVVPFVNGIFRPAVLVDGRLIGTWRRAPKRDEEAFELLPGVSARTRKAVEAAMTAWPHG; from the coding sequence ATGACCTCCGGTACCACCGAGCTCTCCCCCGATGCGGCACGCAGGCTCCGCCTGCGCACGCAAGGTCTGCTGCTGCCCGACGACGCGGCGGGCTCCACCGGGCCGTCACCCGTCGACGTGGTCCGCCGGATGGTGGCCCTGCAGGGCCAGGACCTGCCCGCCGTGCTCCGAGCCATCGCGGTCCGGTCGCGGCCGGGCACCACGATCGAGGACGTGCGCGCCGCCTTCGACGCCGGCGAGCTGGTCCGCGGGTGGACCCAGCGCGGCACGCTCTTCGCCACCACGCCTGGCGACCTCGCGGCCCTCCTCTCGCTGACGGCCGAGCGTGTGCACCGCGCGGGCCGGCGCAACCGCGAGGACGAGGGGCTGGACGACACGGTGGTTGCCCACGCGGAGGCGGTAGCCCGCGAGGCGCTGGCGGCGTCGGGCAACAACCGTGGGATCACGCGCGCCGCGATGGTCGAACTGTGGCAGCAGGCGGGGATACCCGTCGAGGGACAACGCGGCTACCACCTGATCGGCACCCTGGCAGTCCAGGGAGTGCTGCACTGGGCCGGGTTCGCCGGGGCGCAACAGCTGATGGTCGCGACGCCGGACGCCGGTGCTGTCCCGCCCGAGGAACCGGACGCGGCGCTGCGCCGCATCGCCCGCTCCTACTTCGCCAGCCGTGGGCCCGCCACCGTGGACGACTTCGCCTGGTGGCTGGGCCTGCCCAAGACGCCCGTGCGCGCGGCCGTCGCCGCCCTGCGGGAGGCGGAGCCGGACGCCGTCGTCGACGTGGTGGTCGATGGGCGGGCGATGCTCGTCGACCGGGTTCCAGACGTTTCCGTGCTCGCGGAGACCACCGATGTGCTGCTCGTGCCCGGGTTCGACGAGATCGTGATGGCGTACCAGGACCGCGTGCTGGTCGCGGACGCCGAGGCAATGCGGCTGGTCGTGCCGTTCGTCAACGGGATCTTCCGCCCAGCGGTCCTCGTGGACGGCCGGCTGATCGGGACCTGGCGCCGCGCGCCAAAGCGGGACGAGGAGGCGTTCGAGCTCCTCCCGGGAGTGAGCGCACGCACCCGCAAGGCGGTCGAAGCCGCTATGACGGCCTGGCCCCACGGCTGA